The Terriglobia bacterium genome window below encodes:
- a CDS encoding CsbD family protein — translation MKAGIKDELKGKAHQVKGAIKETAGKVINNPRLEAKGHHERVAGKVQKKIGQVEKVFEK, via the coding sequence ATGAAAGCGGGCATCAAAGACGAACTAAAGGGTAAGGCGCACCAGGTGAAGGGCGCTATCAAAGAGACGGCCGGTAAGGTAATTAACAATCCGAGACTCGAAGCCAAAGGCCACCATGAAAGGGTAGCTGGAAAGGTTCAAAAGAAAATCGGACAGGTTGAGAAAGTCTTCGAGAAGTAA
- a CDS encoding BON domain-containing protein has protein sequence MKTLKLFFLGLLVLLAVVALVGCSQRATQSPDVSDSIRKSLDQAGLKDVSVSQDRDKGVVTLGGHVAAEADKSQAESIAKSIAVGQVVANEIAVTPPGAESEAKAVSSDLDQGIEKNLHAALTQNRLQKIVKYDVKNGVVTLTGEVNSQSKRADAEQIASAVPNVKQVVNSLQIKNQKASSSQ, from the coding sequence ATGAAAACACTAAAACTATTCTTCTTAGGATTGCTCGTGCTGCTAGCAGTCGTGGCCCTTGTAGGCTGCTCGCAGAGGGCCACGCAATCACCCGATGTTTCTGACAGCATCCGCAAATCGCTCGATCAAGCCGGCCTCAAAGACGTCTCCGTAAGTCAGGATCGCGATAAGGGTGTAGTGACCTTGGGCGGACACGTGGCCGCCGAGGCGGACAAGTCACAGGCCGAATCGATTGCAAAGTCGATTGCGGTTGGGCAGGTTGTCGCGAATGAGATAGCCGTGACGCCTCCCGGCGCCGAAAGCGAAGCAAAGGCGGTGAGCTCTGATCTCGACCAGGGTATCGAGAAGAACTTGCACGCTGCGCTCACCCAAAACCGGCTGCAGAAGATTGTTAAATATGATGTCAAGAATGGTGTAGTCACGCTCACCGGAGAGGTCAACTCCCAATCCAAGCGGGCGGATGCTGAACAGATCGCTTCTGCAGTTCCAAATGTAAAGCAGGTAGTGAACAGCCTACAGATCAAGAACCAAAAGGCCAGTTCGTCGCAATGA
- a CDS encoding molybdopterin-dependent oxidoreductase gives MYRNTIDDVALTLGFGDEAVHPHKLFTSFRIYVFMVHFDVAHRAVHVPEDRRFRIWVRPSILIGIATIVIAVLVVAWIEVALSGLPTVPEVSQMTNTAGPHGFPLWVRYCHFFNFFFVMMLIRSGLSILMDHPRLYFNDDCTPGSEWIRFTPLPVPRDHLWTAKDDSRYISPLVGTPGYRHTIGIARVWHFINVHGFIVTGILFAIMLFDTEQWRRIVPTSSVVLLQGWNIFVHYATLHMPAEPNGFYGYNSLQQLAYFSVFFVFGPLAILTGIAMSPAVVNHFPWYARLFGGRQSARSIHFLNMLGFLGFLVVHVTLVVMTGFTRNMNHIVMGTDNQSSAGIFWGFVGIGVVVLSWVLAHYLSWNQPRRLQHALKFVTYPMQLITLNQLVPRQDYSEAQISPFFWPNGKMPVREDWMHLAANHFRDFRLRVGGLVENPVDLSLADIENLGHFEDITMHHCIQGWTGIAKWGGLPMKNLIELVHPKPEAKVVAFFSFGGGLYGGTYYETQTVENLVKAECLLATHMNGQPLPDVYGAPIRLRVENQLGYKMVKWIERIEFVRSEKEVGAGEGGKNEDDEYFDLLPNI, from the coding sequence GTGTATCGTAATACGATAGATGATGTTGCCCTGACACTCGGCTTCGGCGACGAGGCAGTTCACCCGCACAAACTATTCACCTCGTTTCGAATCTACGTATTTATGGTTCATTTCGATGTAGCACACCGCGCGGTGCATGTCCCAGAAGACCGCCGGTTTCGAATCTGGGTACGTCCTTCCATTCTCATCGGTATCGCCACCATCGTGATCGCGGTGCTTGTGGTCGCATGGATAGAAGTTGCCCTTTCAGGTCTGCCCACAGTTCCTGAAGTTTCGCAGATGACGAACACCGCGGGGCCCCACGGATTTCCGCTGTGGGTTAGATATTGCCACTTCTTCAATTTCTTTTTTGTGATGATGCTGATTCGCAGTGGACTGTCTATCCTGATGGATCATCCAAGGCTCTACTTCAATGATGACTGCACACCAGGCAGCGAATGGATTCGGTTCACGCCACTTCCTGTTCCTCGGGACCATTTGTGGACCGCGAAGGACGACTCCCGGTATATCTCGCCTTTGGTCGGCACGCCGGGGTATCGACACACCATCGGCATCGCACGAGTCTGGCACTTCATCAACGTCCACGGATTCATCGTGACGGGAATTCTCTTCGCTATCATGCTCTTCGATACCGAACAGTGGCGGCGCATCGTGCCTACCTCTTCGGTCGTGCTTCTGCAGGGATGGAATATCTTTGTGCACTACGCCACGCTGCACATGCCGGCAGAACCGAATGGGTTTTATGGATACAACTCCCTGCAGCAGCTTGCGTATTTCAGCGTGTTCTTCGTCTTCGGTCCGCTGGCGATTCTGACGGGAATCGCCATGTCTCCTGCTGTGGTGAATCATTTCCCGTGGTACGCGCGCCTGTTCGGCGGCAGGCAGTCGGCCCGATCAATCCACTTCCTGAACATGCTCGGGTTTCTGGGCTTCCTCGTTGTCCATGTCACGTTGGTAGTCATGACGGGATTTACCCGCAACATGAACCACATTGTCATGGGCACGGACAATCAGAGCAGTGCGGGCATTTTCTGGGGGTTCGTCGGAATCGGAGTAGTCGTGCTCTCCTGGGTGCTTGCGCATTACCTCTCATGGAATCAGCCGCGCCGACTGCAGCACGCTCTCAAGTTCGTGACGTATCCCATGCAACTGATTACTCTCAACCAGCTCGTTCCTCGTCAGGATTACTCGGAGGCACAGATCTCCCCATTCTTCTGGCCGAATGGCAAGATGCCGGTACGAGAAGACTGGATGCATCTCGCCGCCAATCACTTCCGCGATTTCCGGCTGAGGGTCGGGGGCTTGGTCGAGAACCCAGTCGATCTTTCGCTCGCCGACATCGAAAACCTCGGGCACTTCGAAGACATCACCATGCATCACTGCATACAGGGCTGGACTGGAATCGCGAAATGGGGGGGGCTGCCCATGAAGAATCTTATTGAGCTGGTGCATCCGAAACCAGAGGCCAAGGTTGTGGCTTTCTTCTCGTTTGGCGGTGGTCTGTACGGCGGAACCTACTATGAAACCCAGACGGTCGAGAACCTGGTTAAAGCCGAGTGTCTCCTTGCCACCCACATGAATGGACAGCCCCTACCAGATGTGTATGGTGCTCCAATTCGGCTGCGCGTTGAGAACCAGTTGGGTTACAAGATGGTGAAATGGATCGAACGTATCGAGTTTGTCCGGTCCGAAAAGGAAGTGGGCGCTGGCGAGGGTGGAAAGAACGAGGACGACGAGTATTTCGACCTTCTGCCAAACATCTGA
- a CDS encoding SDR family oxidoreductase produces the protein MTLENKVAVITGAGTGIGQAIAIAYAANGASVVVDYVGKAEISAETIGKIQKAGGKATGVEADVSVPADVNNLIEKTIAAYGQLDILVNNAGIEKKIAFVDYPIETWQKIVAVNLTGPFLCAQAAARQMIQQGKGGRIINISSIHEDLPMPTNAPYCATKGGLRMLMRTIAVELAPYQITVNNIGPGAIYTPIDLDVERNPKLNDAILAEIPLRRWGKPEEVAQLALYLASDQASYITGSTHFIDGGMMINAGSL, from the coding sequence ATGACTCTGGAGAATAAAGTCGCAGTAATCACCGGGGCTGGAACCGGGATCGGACAGGCAATCGCAATCGCTTATGCCGCCAATGGAGCTTCAGTGGTGGTCGATTATGTAGGCAAAGCCGAGATTTCTGCGGAAACCATCGGCAAGATTCAAAAGGCTGGCGGAAAGGCGACGGGTGTGGAAGCCGACGTATCTGTGCCGGCTGACGTGAACAATCTGATTGAAAAGACCATCGCGGCATATGGCCAACTCGACATTCTTGTGAACAATGCCGGAATTGAGAAGAAGATCGCCTTCGTGGATTATCCGATCGAAACGTGGCAGAAGATCGTCGCCGTGAACTTAACCGGACCATTTCTGTGTGCGCAAGCTGCAGCCAGGCAGATGATTCAACAAGGAAAGGGCGGCAGGATCATCAACATCTCGTCGATCCACGAAGATCTCCCCATGCCGACGAACGCTCCGTATTGCGCCACCAAAGGGGGCTTGCGAATGCTGATGCGGACCATCGCGGTGGAACTCGCGCCGTACCAGATTACCGTCAATAACATCGGTCCCGGAGCGATTTATACGCCAATTGACTTGGACGTAGAAAGAAATCCGAAGCTAAATGACGCGATTCTTGCGGAAATTCCCCTTCGCAGATGGGGCAAACCTGAGGAAGTCGCGCAGCTTGCTCTATATCTTGCATCGGATCAGGCCTCTTATATTACGGGCTCCACTCATTTCATCGATGGCGGAATGATGATTAATGCTGGAAGTCTGTAA
- a CDS encoding alpha/beta hydrolase, whose translation MPYIKVGQENSGNIDLYYEDHGTGKPVVLVHGWPLSGRSWEKQVPALLDAGYRVITYDRRGFGDSSKPTSGYDYDTFAQDLQKLVTKLELREVSLVGFSMGGGEVARYLGTYGTDRVSKAVFISSIPPFLLKTSDNPDGVDGSVFDGIKKAIVDDRPAFLSQFLSSFYNVDTLGGTLISDQAVQFSWNIAAGASPKGTLDCVSAWLIDFRNDLKGIEIPTLVIHGDADRILPISATGKRTAEFVKGSKLVVVEGGPHGVTWTHAGKVNHELLDFLGQGARSSRAA comes from the coding sequence ATGCCATATATCAAGGTCGGTCAGGAAAACTCGGGCAACATCGATCTCTACTATGAGGACCACGGTACGGGTAAACCCGTTGTACTGGTCCACGGGTGGCCGTTGAGCGGCCGTTCCTGGGAGAAGCAGGTCCCCGCCCTGCTCGATGCAGGGTACCGCGTCATCACCTACGACCGAAGGGGATTTGGCGACTCCAGTAAGCCAACTTCGGGCTACGACTATGACACCTTCGCGCAAGATCTGCAGAAACTTGTGACAAAGCTCGAACTTCGTGAAGTCTCATTGGTGGGTTTTTCCATGGGCGGCGGCGAAGTGGCTCGGTATCTGGGTACCTACGGAACCGACCGCGTGAGCAAAGCGGTGTTCATTTCCTCGATCCCGCCATTTCTCCTAAAAACGAGTGACAATCCTGATGGTGTTGACGGTAGTGTTTTTGATGGGATCAAGAAAGCGATCGTCGATGACCGCCCGGCTTTTCTTTCTCAGTTTCTTTCAAGTTTCTACAACGTGGACACCTTGGGTGGGACTCTGATTAGCGATCAAGCAGTTCAGTTCAGTTGGAACATCGCGGCCGGGGCGTCGCCCAAGGGCACTCTGGATTGCGTCTCGGCGTGGTTGATCGATTTCCGCAACGACCTTAAAGGAATTGAAATACCAACATTGGTGATCCACGGTGACGCCGACCGGATTCTCCCTATCTCCGCCACCGGAAAGCGCACTGCTGAGTTTGTTAAGGGAAGCAAACTGGTGGTGGTAGAAGGCGGCCCACATGGTGTGACCTGGACCCATGCGGGCAAAGTTAACCATGAGTTGCTCGACTTCCTCGGGCAAGGCGCCCGAAGTTCACGAGCAGCGTAA
- a CDS encoding hemerythrin domain-containing protein: MRKATEALEREHRVIQKAVAVMAQIVPQLEFRHAVSAEVLRDLLQFMREFSDQCHHGKEESFFFPYLESKGVPSTGCPLSALKGEHVKSRQLLDDLNSAAAAYINDAERGRLPLIQVLQSLVALYPAHIWKEDYLLFPMADKILSESDQELLLSQFEKAEEVLGTNAHERFEALANELSERIDHCPQCDQLARRA; this comes from the coding sequence ATGAGAAAAGCAACCGAGGCCTTAGAACGAGAGCACAGAGTGATCCAGAAAGCGGTAGCCGTCATGGCACAAATCGTCCCCCAACTTGAATTCCGTCACGCAGTCAGCGCAGAGGTCCTGAGGGACCTGTTGCAGTTCATGCGAGAATTCAGCGACCAATGCCATCATGGAAAAGAAGAAAGCTTCTTCTTCCCGTATCTGGAGAGTAAGGGCGTGCCATCGACTGGCTGCCCACTGTCAGCCTTGAAAGGCGAGCACGTCAAGTCGCGACAGCTTCTCGACGACCTAAACTCCGCGGCAGCCGCATATATCAACGATGCTGAACGAGGGCGCCTCCCACTCATTCAAGTGTTGCAGAGTCTTGTAGCTCTCTATCCCGCTCACATTTGGAAAGAGGACTATCTGCTATTTCCAATGGCGGACAAGATCCTTTCCGAAAGCGACCAGGAACTTTTATTGAGTCAGTTTGAGAAGGCAGAAGAGGTCCTTGGCACCAACGCTCACGAGCGATTTGAGGCGCTTGCAAACGAACTTTCCGAACGCATCGATCACTGCCCGCAATGTGATCAGCTCGCGAGGCGCGCATGA
- a CDS encoding GMC family oxidoreductase has product MGSHYDVIVIGTGAGGGPLALQLANAGKKILVLERGPFLPQEKLNWDTQAVFLDNRYHTKETWQDIHGKELHPQQAYYVGGQTKVFGAAMFRMRAQDFGLVRHKGGISPAWPISYSELEPYYTRAEKLFEVHGDLGSAPSVPGGYGSSYDPTEPFHSEKYPYPSLSNEPRMQSIEDSVRRLGIHTFPIPLGLKRDEADPLKSKCVRCDTCDGYPCLVHAKSDADINCIRQILDLPNVTLMTNSRVVRLLTSATGRAVSSVEVIHSGADAGTATYSADIFCLCAGAINSAVVLLASANDKHPNGLANASDQVGRNFMYHQADALLALSTERNEDAYTKTWGTNDFYFQDSDPTYPFPLGQVQPVGSFHYEMMKGEAPPLTPDFALVGMKHHAVPWWLTTEDLPDPNNRVTIRNTTPLAVENRQPGLAGSHPSGDTGRTNESEPVSDHAPMRIQLSYTPNNVESFDRLKDRWVDVLKRAGHASTSVPLHAYFKKRIPLEGVGHQNGTCRMGTDSASSVLDPYCKAHDLDNLYVVDASCFVSASAVNPSLTIIANALRVADHLLAERLT; this is encoded by the coding sequence ATGGGTTCGCATTATGACGTGATTGTCATTGGCACCGGCGCCGGTGGGGGCCCGCTCGCACTTCAACTGGCGAACGCGGGCAAGAAGATCTTGGTCCTCGAACGTGGTCCGTTCCTCCCGCAGGAAAAACTGAACTGGGATACGCAGGCGGTTTTTCTCGACAATCGCTACCATACCAAAGAGACCTGGCAGGACATTCATGGAAAAGAGTTGCATCCGCAGCAGGCGTATTACGTTGGAGGACAGACCAAGGTATTCGGCGCTGCGATGTTCCGCATGCGGGCGCAGGACTTCGGATTAGTGCGTCACAAGGGGGGGATCTCTCCGGCTTGGCCCATCAGCTATTCCGAACTCGAACCTTATTACACGCGGGCCGAGAAGTTATTCGAAGTTCACGGGGACCTCGGCAGCGCCCCGTCGGTTCCCGGAGGCTACGGCAGCTCCTACGATCCCACGGAGCCATTCCACTCGGAAAAGTATCCTTATCCGTCACTCTCTAACGAGCCTCGCATGCAATCCATTGAAGACTCCGTGCGCCGTCTCGGAATTCACACATTTCCAATCCCGCTTGGATTGAAACGTGACGAGGCCGATCCTCTTAAGTCAAAGTGTGTGCGCTGTGACACCTGCGACGGCTATCCGTGCCTGGTCCATGCCAAGTCGGACGCTGACATCAACTGCATACGACAAATCCTTGACCTGCCTAACGTCACGCTTATGACGAATTCCCGCGTGGTCCGTCTACTGACGAGCGCCACGGGGAGAGCCGTGAGTAGCGTCGAAGTCATCCACTCGGGAGCAGATGCAGGAACAGCTACATATTCGGCAGACATCTTCTGTCTGTGCGCAGGAGCCATCAATTCCGCAGTGGTATTGCTTGCCTCTGCCAATGATAAGCATCCCAACGGGCTGGCCAACGCCTCGGATCAGGTCGGGCGTAACTTTATGTACCATCAGGCGGACGCTCTGCTTGCACTTTCGACCGAGCGCAACGAGGACGCCTACACAAAGACCTGGGGTACGAACGACTTCTATTTCCAAGATTCGGATCCTACCTATCCTTTTCCATTGGGGCAAGTGCAGCCCGTAGGGAGCTTTCACTACGAGATGATGAAGGGAGAGGCGCCACCGTTGACACCCGATTTTGCGTTGGTAGGCATGAAGCATCATGCCGTTCCGTGGTGGTTGACGACCGAGGATCTTCCCGATCCGAATAATCGAGTTACGATTCGAAATACAACCCCGCTCGCGGTGGAGAATCGACAACCAGGGCTTGCGGGATCGCACCCCTCCGGAGATACGGGACGTACAAACGAATCTGAGCCGGTGTCCGATCACGCCCCCATGCGCATTCAACTTTCTTACACGCCAAACAACGTTGAAAGTTTCGATCGGCTCAAGGACCGGTGGGTCGATGTATTGAAGCGGGCCGGACATGCCAGTACATCCGTGCCGCTGCATGCTTATTTCAAGAAACGGATTCCCTTGGAAGGCGTAGGACACCAGAATGGCACGTGCCGCATGGGAACCGACTCGGCCTCAAGCGTTCTGGATCCCTACTGCAAGGCACACGATCTCGACAACCTCTATGTCGTCGACGCATCGTGTTTTGTTTCGGCGAGCGCGGTCAATCCATCTTTGACAATCATCGCCAATGCCTTGCGCGTGGCAGACCACCTTTTGGCGGAACGCCTGACTTAG
- a CDS encoding aquaporin encodes MAARTAWYVLREHWFLYVFEGLELSIFMLSACAFTVFLFAPSAAIVQLVPSAIERRAFMGIAMGLTAVLIIHSPMGKRSGAHFNPAITLSYLRLKKIAVPDAVGYVIGQFLGGVFGVWVAKLFFGTRLADPKVDYAVTVPGRYGTSAAFFAELFMSALLMAAVLWMSNRPALAKHTSSTVGSLIAFYILVFAPVSGFSINPARTLGSAVFAQVWTSEWLYFVAPLGGMLGVAEIYSRVVGTNAIFCAKLHPDPRYLCPFRCHFPGHSHDRGAVANSEVVEGIRRI; translated from the coding sequence ATGGCCGCTAGGACAGCATGGTACGTGCTGCGAGAGCACTGGTTCCTTTACGTATTCGAGGGACTGGAGCTTTCCATCTTCATGCTCTCGGCCTGCGCCTTCACCGTGTTTCTGTTCGCTCCGTCCGCGGCCATCGTTCAACTGGTTCCCAGTGCGATCGAGCGCCGGGCTTTCATGGGGATTGCCATGGGATTGACGGCCGTCCTCATCATTCATTCGCCGATGGGCAAACGGTCGGGAGCTCACTTCAATCCGGCAATCACGCTGAGCTACTTGCGCTTAAAAAAGATCGCGGTCCCTGATGCGGTGGGATATGTCATAGGGCAATTCTTGGGCGGCGTGTTCGGGGTTTGGGTCGCCAAGCTTTTCTTCGGTACCCGGCTGGCCGATCCGAAAGTGGACTATGCGGTGACAGTACCCGGAAGATACGGGACCTCCGCCGCCTTCTTCGCAGAGCTCTTCATGTCCGCGCTTCTGATGGCCGCGGTGCTTTGGATGTCGAACCGGCCCGCACTGGCAAAACACACCAGTTCCACGGTCGGCAGTCTGATCGCCTTCTACATTCTCGTTTTTGCCCCGGTATCCGGGTTCAGCATCAATCCTGCGCGGACCTTGGGCTCGGCAGTCTTTGCCCAAGTTTGGACGTCTGAATGGCTCTATTTCGTAGCACCGCTTGGCGGCATGTTGGGCGTCGCGGAGATCTATTCCCGAGTCGTCGGGACGAACGCTATCTTTTGTGCCAAGCTCCACCCCGACCCTCGGTATCTGTGCCCGTTTCGCTGCCATTTTCCTGGTCATTCGCACGATCGTGGAGCGGTCGCTAACAGCGAGGTTGTCGAGGGCATTCGCCGCATCTAA
- a CDS encoding SDR family oxidoreductase, whose protein sequence is MQFAGDPGRPSPVLLTGATGYVGGRLLKALEQRGLPIRCLARHPEFLKSRVAANTEVVQGDCLDRASLPAVLSGMDCAYYLVHSMGSPNKFEEQDRQAARNFAEAASEAGIRRIIYLGGLGEKDPSLSAHLRSRLEVADILRTSGIPVIEFRASIIIGSGSLSFEMIRALVQRLPVMICPRWVAVKAQPIAIEDVIAYLLQALELPINEGEIFEIGGPDQVSYGEIMQEYAVQCHLRRWMIPVPVLTPHLSSLWLGLVTPIYARVGRILVDSLRNPTVVRNQSALAVFDIKPKGIREAITRSLIHEDHEFAETRWSDAFSSSGEPPTWGGARFGTRIVDSRAIEVAVPPRAAFAPIRRIGGKNGWYFANFLWWIRGSLDVLLGGVGLRRGRRDPEHLSVGDALDFWRVEAFEPDRRLRLAAEMRVPGRAWLQFEVEPKSGGSTVRQTAIFDPAGLWGLIYWYALFPVHRWIFAGMLRRIAALAKRQDE, encoded by the coding sequence ATGCAATTTGCAGGCGATCCTGGCCGCCCATCTCCGGTCTTGCTGACGGGAGCTACCGGTTACGTGGGTGGGCGCTTGCTCAAGGCTCTGGAGCAGCGTGGATTGCCGATCCGCTGTTTAGCGCGCCACCCGGAATTTCTGAAGTCACGCGTTGCTGCCAACACCGAAGTTGTACAGGGAGACTGCCTGGACCGGGCATCTCTTCCAGCCGTTCTGTCTGGAATGGACTGTGCCTACTACCTGGTTCATTCCATGGGTTCGCCTAACAAGTTTGAAGAACAAGACCGGCAGGCAGCTCGTAATTTCGCCGAGGCTGCTAGTGAAGCTGGCATCCGTCGCATCATTTACCTCGGTGGCCTGGGGGAAAAGGATCCTTCGTTATCGGCTCATCTCCGCAGTCGACTCGAAGTTGCCGACATCCTTCGTACTTCTGGAATTCCGGTCATCGAGTTTAGGGCTTCGATCATCATTGGTTCAGGCAGCCTGTCCTTTGAAATGATTCGCGCTTTGGTCCAGCGCCTGCCGGTGATGATCTGCCCGCGTTGGGTGGCCGTCAAAGCCCAGCCGATTGCGATCGAAGACGTGATTGCCTATCTCTTGCAAGCCTTAGAGTTGCCCATTAACGAGGGAGAGATATTCGAGATTGGTGGTCCCGATCAAGTCAGCTACGGCGAGATCATGCAGGAGTACGCCGTGCAATGCCATTTGCGTCGATGGATGATTCCCGTGCCGGTTCTCACACCGCACCTTTCGAGTTTATGGTTGGGATTAGTCACTCCCATCTATGCTCGCGTCGGTCGCATATTGGTGGATAGCCTGCGCAACCCAACCGTCGTCAGGAATCAGAGCGCGCTTGCGGTCTTCGACATCAAGCCTAAGGGAATACGGGAAGCGATCACTCGTTCCCTCATCCATGAAGACCACGAATTTGCCGAAACGCGATGGTCAGACGCGTTTTCTTCTTCCGGTGAACCTCCCACCTGGGGTGGTGCTCGTTTCGGAACCAGGATTGTTGATTCCCGGGCTATCGAGGTTGCGGTTCCGCCCCGAGCCGCCTTTGCGCCCATTCGTCGGATTGGCGGCAAGAACGGCTGGTACTTCGCTAACTTCCTTTGGTGGATTCGCGGATCCCTGGACGTCCTCTTGGGTGGTGTGGGATTGCGACGGGGCCGTCGTGATCCTGAGCACTTGTCGGTCGGGGATGCGCTTGATTTTTGGCGAGTCGAAGCGTTTGAGCCAGACCGACGCCTCCGCCTTGCCGCCGAGATGAGAGTCCCGGGCCGGGCGTGGCTTCAATTCGAAGTCGAGCCTAAATCCGGAGGATCAACCGTTCGGCAGACTGCCATCTTCGATCCCGCAGGGCTGTGGGGCTTGATCTACTGGTACGCGCTATTTCCCGTCCATCGCTGGATATTTGCCGGGATGCTTCGCCGCATCGCTGCCTTGGCTAAACGGCAAGATGAGTGA